From Clarias gariepinus isolate MV-2021 ecotype Netherlands chromosome 2, CGAR_prim_01v2, whole genome shotgun sequence, one genomic window encodes:
- the LOC128542669 gene encoding macrophage mannose receptor 1-like — MMSLFISVLVLLFGVASGLTREYLFFSDTMSWNNAQRYCQQNYRDLATVTNAEENTRLYTSVQSKGNTWIGLYSRNNYWFWSDQTQSDYFPWDSTQPLNYFQGCAEIEQNGWNVQFCDQPQPFVCYMFLVLVNEKMTWKEAHEYCKVNYTGLASLAFQSQVLAAEVESNRSQTDNVWTGLRFLDGKWFWLSQGELWNLRLPSCPAPPYRCGARNIKTHVWENRDCNEKLNFLCYHR; from the exons ATGATGTCCCTATTTATCTCTGTTCTAGTGCTCCTTTTTGGGGTTGCTTCAGGTCTGACaagagaatatttatttttttcagacacCATGAGCTGGAACAATGCTCAGCGGTACTGCCAACAAAACTACAGGGATCTGGCTACAGTCACAAATGCTGAGGAAAACACCAGGCTCTATACAAGTGTGCAGAGCAAAGGTAATACCTGGATTGGATTATACAGTCGTAATAACTACTGGTTTTGGTCTGATCAAACACAAAGTGATTACTTTCCATGGGACAGCACACAGCCTCTCAATTATTTCCAGGGCTGTGCTGAGATTGAGCAAAATGGCTGGAATGTTCAGTTCTGTGATCAACCACAGCCTTTTGTTTGTTACATGTTTTTAGTCTTGGTAAATGAGAAAATGACTTGGAAAGAAGCTCATGAGTATTGCAAGGTGAACTACACTGGCCTGGCCTCCCTGGCCTTCCAGTCACAGGTTCTGGCGGCTGAAGTGGAGAGCAATCGATCTCAAACAGACAATGTGTGGACCGGCCTGCGCTTCCTGGACGGAAAATGGTTCTGGTTGAGCCAGGGGGAATTATGGAACCTGAGATTGCCTTCATGTCCAGCTCCACCATACCGCTGTGGTGCTCGTAACATCAAAACACATGTTTGGGAAAACAGAGACTGCAATGAGAAGCTTAATTTCCTCTGCTATCACAG ATGA